GGCATTGGCATATAACGATAACCCATTAAATAACTTGGAGGGGCTGGCATCGTTCAAGGTGCCGGTATTGAACATGATTGGGTTGGAGGATAAGCTGGTGCCGCCAGCCGAAAATAGCCTGCCGTTCGCTCAAAAATATATTGCTGTCGGTGGGCCGGTAACAACCTACCCGGTAACCGAAGGCCCGCAACAATTAAATGGCCACCATGTGCCCGACAGGCATAACGATGAATGGGCCGATTTTATCTACTATAATTCCTACCCCGTAAAAAAAATACTGCCTTATGCCGATTATTATAAAAAGCGGAATGGCCTCAAAATTTTTTATCACTCGGCTACCATCAACAAAAAAGCAACGGTAGCTTTTTTAGGGGGATCGATCACCTTTAACCCCGGCTGGCGCGATAGGGTTTACCTGTATTTAAAAGAGCGCTTTCCGCAAACCAAGTTCAGGTTTATTATGGCGGGCATTCCATCGCTCGGCAGTTTGCCGCACGCGTTCAGGCTGCAGCGCGATCTGCTGGATAGCGGCAAGGTTGATCTGTTGTTTGTTGAAGCCGCCGTGAACGACCGCGTAAACAAAACGGATAGCATGACGCAGGTGCGGGCTTTAGAGGGTATTATTCGCCATGCCCGTAAAACCAATCCGCAAATGGATGTAGTGATTATGGAATTTGCCGATCCGGATAAAACCAATGATTACAATGCGGGTAAGCAACCCGTCGAAATAACCAACCATGAACGGGTAGCTTCACATTACGGTCTGCCATCTATCAATATTGCTAAAGGTGTTAAGGAAAAACTGGCCAATAAAGAGTTTAACTGGAATGATGATTTTAAAGATTTGCACCCGGCCATATTCGGGCAAGAACTTTATTTCGCCTTTATCAAGTCGCTGCTCACTGATTGCTTTGTTAATGTATCGGCGAAACCGAAAAAATATAATTCGCCCGGGCCGCTTAATGAATACGCTTTTGAGCACGGGCAATACTTTAGCATCACCAATGCCAGGCACGATGATAAATGGAAGATAGACCCCAACTGGCAGCCTGCCGACGGTTTAGGCACTCGCCCCGGTTTTGTAAATGTACCCATGTTAGTGGCAACCACGCCGGGTGCTACACTCAACCTTTTGTTTAAAGGTAATGCCATCGGTATAGCCATAGTTTCGGGTGGCGATGCGGGTATCATTACCTACTCCATTGATGGTGCGCCGGTTAAGCAGGCCGACCTGTATACGGAATGGAGCGGCTTTTTGCACCTGCCCTGGTATGTGTTGCTGGGTAGCGGTTTAAAAAATGGCGACCATACCCTGCAAATAAA
This genomic interval from Mucilaginibacter defluvii contains the following:
- a CDS encoding SGNH/GDSL hydrolase family protein — protein: MTISKFKLFGNQYIIPFMLVVFFAAQANAQSLWKGFNKTDLNIIGHKAYYVKPKVALPGRPWVWRASFPDWHTGIDSLLLSRGFHVAYVSVDDQYGSPYAMQVWDRFYNYLTDTVQLAPRAALEAVSRGGLYALGWAKRNPDKVSCIYAETPVYDIKSWPGGKGKSLGDTTAWKQLRQVYHFTEAEALAYNDNPLNNLEGLASFKVPVLNMIGLEDKLVPPAENSLPFAQKYIAVGGPVTTYPVTEGPQQLNGHHVPDRHNDEWADFIYYNSYPVKKILPYADYYKKRNGLKIFYHSATINKKATVAFLGGSITFNPGWRDRVYLYLKERFPQTKFRFIMAGIPSLGSLPHAFRLQRDLLDSGKVDLLFVEAAVNDRVNKTDSMTQVRALEGIIRHARKTNPQMDVVIMEFADPDKTNDYNAGKQPVEITNHERVASHYGLPSINIAKGVKEKLANKEFNWNDDFKDLHPAIFGQELYFAFIKSLLTDCFVNVSAKPKKYNSPGPLNEYAFEHGQYFSITNARHDDKWKIDPNWQPADGLGTRPGFVNVPMLVATTPGATLNLLFKGNAIGIAIVSGGDAGIITYSIDGAPVKQADLYTEWSGFLHLPWYVLLGSGLKNGDHTLQIKVSADKNAKSKGNACRIVNFLTNK